A genome region from Methanococcoides burtonii DSM 6242 includes the following:
- the nudC gene encoding NAD(+) diphosphatase: MKPYYNPSFATEELEFHGIEKNSEGKALYFPVQSRKVLVENGIETDEYFRHIPERSVLESTEVIYIGTLGDIPCHCFEIPEEAEFENMEFLGLNDLYGIIDEEMLGITSRAVQMADFYRTHQYCGLCGSSTHYVPEETGMQCGSCAHLAYPRISPAIVVLIEKEKELLMARSHHFKEGMYGLVAGFVEAGETIEHAVHREVKEEVGVSIKELSYFGSQPWPFPSSLMIGFTAAYESGDIEIDTNEIEDAKWFPIDKIPTPPSKKSITGSLIELFIETHTPK, from the coding sequence ATGAAACCATACTATAATCCTTCTTTTGCTACCGAAGAACTTGAATTTCACGGAATTGAGAAGAATTCAGAAGGTAAAGCCCTATATTTCCCAGTACAAAGCCGGAAAGTGCTGGTCGAGAACGGTATCGAAACTGACGAGTATTTTAGACACATTCCTGAAAGAAGTGTTCTTGAGAGTACAGAGGTGATATATATCGGCACGCTTGGGGACATACCATGCCATTGTTTTGAAATACCGGAAGAAGCGGAGTTCGAGAATATGGAGTTCCTTGGACTGAATGATCTGTATGGCATCATCGATGAAGAGATGCTCGGAATCACTTCAAGAGCAGTACAGATGGCAGATTTCTACCGCACACACCAATACTGTGGCCTCTGTGGAAGTTCCACGCATTATGTACCCGAAGAAACAGGGATGCAATGCGGTAGTTGTGCACATCTCGCATATCCGAGGATAAGTCCTGCTATTGTGGTCCTTATAGAAAAGGAAAAAGAATTGCTCATGGCAAGGTCACATCATTTCAAGGAAGGGATGTACGGCCTTGTAGCAGGATTTGTGGAAGCAGGGGAGACCATAGAACACGCAGTACACCGGGAGGTCAAAGAAGAAGTGGGAGTGTCCATAAAGGAACTTTCATATTTCGGAAGCCAGCCCTGGCCATTTCCTTCCTCTTTGATGATAGGCTTCACTGCGGCCTATGAAAGCGGAGATATTGAGATAGATACCAATGAGATCGAGGATGCAAAATGGTTCCCCATAGACAAGATCCCCACACCTCCTTCGAAAAAAAGTATTACAGGGTCGCTCATTGAACTGTTCATTGAAACGCATACTCCGAAATGA
- a CDS encoding metal-dependent transcriptional regulator, with translation MDNITGLELSPKKIEYLKFLLEKGDNVRTTDISRHMKVDPSTTTKAITELDSTGYVKHIPYRGVSLTEKGKVYTHFILRRHRILSLMLNHYGLTPEESCKEVARFEGFVSKDAIDSICNSMGHPTFGICGRIEHYGCGLDHEDHA, from the coding sequence ATGGATAATATCACAGGACTTGAGCTATCTCCGAAAAAGATAGAGTACCTGAAATTCCTGCTTGAGAAAGGCGATAATGTGCGAACTACGGACATTTCCAGACACATGAAAGTAGATCCGTCGACGACAACGAAGGCTATCACTGAACTGGATTCTACAGGATATGTAAAACATATACCTTACAGAGGTGTCAGCCTTACTGAGAAAGGGAAGGTATACACACATTTCATTCTGAGAAGACACCGTATTTTGAGCCTTATGCTAAACCATTATGGACTTACACCGGAAGAATCCTGTAAAGAGGTTGCACGTTTTGAAGGATTCGTGTCAAAGGATGCCATTGACTCTATCTGCAATTCGATGGGCCATCCAACATTCGGTATCTGTGGCAGGATAGAACATTATGGCTGCGGACTTGACCATGAAGACCACGCATGA